In a single window of the Bacillus mycoides genome:
- a CDS encoding dynamin family protein → MRLEKQLIKKMYYETFLMENETHPPLQVLGEAYVNEEKNEISDGSYIRFAQGEFYYHHQDFEAAIFKWEKVSNELAPWAQKNIADAYFELNQLSVAENVYTSITTDNKILMTEIVLQLLSLYIEQNNFDSAFAVIKEAVSLNPDYPNVTTIARSFYEEQQDFDSAVELAVNELIRTESYPWFEVLKEYIDKGFTKNISPDYFYKVLVTLNNVDQVQFTQIVSSLWHSYKDEQNYLLWLNTINEFFIHIEIHSSDIWDEISSLYEETYFELIQGQYMLRQLHDIIPNLLTNWLKVVNPSHAVFPSAAVLAWDEIFPSKIDSADIKDAEDLLSYSINHVNGLEYSLHLFESITHWAQEHDLEMGNRFSWLVGELADLRTNRLLVTGTSGNGKASFINSILGENILENSISNVVVFKNDAYTEINAITDSEITTTENFSDFHNMMSLHRQTYRDRACVEFKLPCRFLSKNKLTFVVTPSFNRNNDARDEVFEYLNSVDELLFVLNTDSPFTDKERDILLSIQEHTPNLQVHFLLNKIDNIYNEAEAKRVIQDTQVRINTYFPNARVFPYSSLYTNSKQLNDLTEFIHFNFNHKNIDVERTEKLLFFIRKTITYLLDKRVERENNLVDSINWNEDMLVKLNACINNLTAFEKEKIHLITEAYRTMKNEITNDLTEHIPKLLQSCSDLISEESDFGHIDIELNTAMNERVQQYLEQTVLPNLARSMQNWIAASNNELLQSQLYLAETSEGLNSLFGENRIQLECDFKVIDDWRRDTDRMTTRIQMEEVNILRRFTPAQFLLKSAGKLFGVLPKNKAMLYNKYKQYLENEDYTDVTASIMKKFFLQFELFENTQERDINMFFRNPFGSLEQAVKNTHLEIKEKQDKLHKMKLNPEVYHDPITLFELRLRQCEVILNIGDDNAYTDLTLETSVE, encoded by the coding sequence ATGAGATTAGAAAAACAATTAATAAAAAAGATGTATTATGAAACATTCCTAATGGAGAATGAAACACACCCACCTCTTCAAGTACTTGGAGAAGCTTATGTAAACGAAGAAAAAAATGAGATTTCTGATGGATCTTATATTCGTTTTGCACAAGGTGAATTTTATTATCACCATCAAGATTTTGAAGCAGCTATTTTTAAATGGGAGAAAGTTAGTAATGAACTAGCACCATGGGCACAAAAAAATATTGCGGATGCTTACTTCGAACTTAACCAATTATCAGTTGCTGAAAATGTGTATACTTCCATTACTACTGATAACAAAATACTTATGACCGAAATTGTGCTGCAATTACTGTCTCTTTACATCGAGCAAAATAATTTTGATTCAGCTTTCGCTGTTATAAAAGAAGCGGTTTCTTTAAATCCCGATTATCCAAACGTCACAACAATTGCTCGTTCCTTTTATGAAGAACAGCAAGATTTTGATAGTGCAGTAGAGCTTGCTGTGAACGAGTTAATTCGAACAGAATCTTATCCGTGGTTTGAGGTTCTAAAAGAATATATCGATAAAGGATTTACTAAAAATATTTCACCAGACTATTTTTATAAAGTATTAGTTACATTAAATAATGTAGATCAAGTACAATTTACGCAAATTGTTTCATCACTTTGGCACAGCTATAAAGATGAACAAAATTACTTATTATGGCTCAACACAATAAATGAATTTTTCATACATATCGAAATACATTCGTCCGATATATGGGACGAAATTTCTTCTCTTTACGAAGAAACATACTTTGAATTAATTCAAGGTCAATATATGCTTAGACAATTACACGATATCATTCCAAACCTGTTAACAAATTGGTTAAAGGTAGTCAATCCCTCTCATGCTGTATTTCCATCTGCAGCAGTATTGGCATGGGATGAGATTTTTCCTTCTAAAATAGATTCAGCGGATATAAAAGATGCAGAAGACCTACTGTCATATTCTATTAATCATGTGAATGGCTTAGAGTATAGTTTACATCTTTTTGAATCTATTACACACTGGGCACAAGAACATGATTTAGAAATGGGTAACCGATTTAGCTGGTTAGTTGGTGAGCTTGCAGATTTAAGAACAAATCGCCTATTAGTAACTGGAACTTCAGGGAACGGAAAAGCTTCATTTATTAACTCTATTTTAGGAGAAAATATATTAGAAAACTCAATCTCAAATGTAGTTGTTTTTAAAAATGACGCTTATACAGAAATTAACGCTATAACAGATTCGGAAATTACAACAACTGAGAATTTCTCTGATTTCCATAACATGATGTCCCTACATCGTCAAACATATAGAGATAGAGCGTGTGTTGAATTTAAATTACCATGCAGGTTTTTAAGTAAAAATAAACTTACATTCGTTGTTACACCTAGCTTTAATAGGAACAATGACGCGAGAGATGAGGTGTTTGAATATTTAAACTCTGTAGATGAATTATTATTCGTATTGAATACGGATTCACCTTTTACTGACAAAGAACGTGACATTCTATTAAGTATCCAAGAACATACACCAAATCTACAAGTTCATTTCTTATTAAATAAAATCGATAACATTTACAATGAAGCAGAAGCAAAAAGAGTTATACAAGATACGCAAGTGAGAATAAATACATATTTCCCTAATGCAAGAGTTTTCCCTTATTCTTCGTTATATACAAATAGTAAACAACTAAACGATTTAACTGAGTTTATTCATTTTAACTTTAACCATAAAAATATCGATGTAGAACGTACTGAAAAGCTATTGTTTTTCATTCGAAAAACAATTACATATCTTTTGGATAAACGTGTCGAGAGGGAAAATAATCTAGTGGATTCTATTAATTGGAATGAAGATATGTTAGTTAAACTAAATGCTTGTATTAATAACCTTACTGCTTTTGAGAAGGAAAAAATTCATTTAATTACAGAAGCATATCGTACAATGAAAAACGAAATTACTAATGATCTTACAGAACATATTCCGAAACTATTGCAGAGTTGTTCCGATTTAATTAGTGAAGAAAGTGATTTTGGGCACATTGATATTGAACTAAATACAGCGATGAATGAAAGGGTGCAACAATATCTAGAACAAACTGTATTACCTAATCTTGCTCGCTCTATGCAAAATTGGATTGCGGCTTCTAATAACGAGCTCCTTCAAAGTCAATTGTACTTAGCAGAAACCAGTGAAGGACTTAATTCTTTATTTGGAGAAAATCGAATACAGTTAGAATGTGACTTTAAAGTAATTGATGACTGGCGAAGAGATACTGATAGAATGACAACTAGAATACAAATGGAAGAAGTAAATATTTTACGCCGATTTACGCCAGCACAATTTTTACTGAAAAGTGCCGGTAAATTATTTGGAGTTCTTCCTAAAAATAAAGCTATGCTATATAACAAATACAAACAGTATTTAGAAAATGAAGATTATACCGATGTAACGGCTTCTATTATGAAGAAATTTTTCTTGCAGTTTGAGCTATTTGAAAACACACAAGAGCGGGATATTAATATGTTTTTTAGAAATCCATTTGGCTCGTTGGAACAAGCTGTAAAAAACACTCATTTAGAAATAAAAGAAAAACAAGATAAACTGCATAAAATGAAATTAAACCCTGAAGTTTATCATGATCCTATAACGCTCTTTGAATTGAGATTACGTCAATGTGAAGTAATCTTAAATATAGGTGATGATAATGCCTATACAGATTTAACTTTAGAAACAAGCGTAGAATAA
- a CDS encoding LTA synthase family protein, with protein MKNKINLQLQNISFVIIIALAVWLKTYLITRFSFDLKIESSTQELILFISPLAASLAFVGLALFATGEKRNYIALCINLLLTIVLAGNVMFYDFYNDFVTLPVLGQTSNFGQLGGSIIEILNYKIILAFVDIIFFFILLKKKAIVFKTERVTHSARLLYFLLTIGVFFANLQLAEKERPELLTRSFDRVMLVKNLGLYTHQVYDLTLQVKAGSQKALADSSKLQETENYVKANHSEPNPNMFGAAKGKNVIVVTLESLQTFLIGASVNGQEVTPFLNEFINESYYFDNFFHQTGQGKTSDSEFLIDTSLYPLNRGAVFFTHGNNDYTATPEILRQQGYFTTVFHANNATFWNRNIMYSALGYDRYYNELDYKITPETNLNWGLKDIEYFDQSVDILKTVDQPFYARFLTLTNHYPFTYDEDTKFIEPYNSGNGVFDRYIVTARYLDESIKKFIERLKAEGMYDDSIIVLYGDHYGISEKHNRAMAQFLEKDQITEFDTLNLQRTPLYIHIPGQTEGQTISKPTGQIDMKPTILNLLGIDTTNDIRFGHDMFSDEYTGFVVLRDGSFITNKYAYKNNTFYDRITGQIVDLPKKEAQALINRAQNELRMSDKIIEGDLLRFSESNKIKTGEVKTKIKETEK; from the coding sequence ATGAAGAATAAAATAAATTTACAACTGCAAAATATAAGCTTTGTTATAATAATTGCTTTAGCAGTATGGTTAAAAACATATCTTATTACGCGATTCAGTTTTGATTTAAAAATTGAGTCTTCTACACAAGAACTTATTTTGTTTATTAGCCCTCTCGCTGCATCGTTAGCATTTGTTGGATTAGCATTATTTGCAACCGGTGAAAAGAGAAATTATATAGCGCTATGTATTAATCTCTTATTAACAATCGTACTTGCTGGGAATGTAATGTTCTATGATTTTTATAATGATTTCGTTACGTTACCAGTACTTGGACAAACATCAAACTTCGGCCAATTAGGCGGCAGTATTATAGAAATATTGAACTACAAAATTATACTCGCATTCGTAGACATTATTTTCTTCTTTATTTTATTAAAAAAGAAAGCAATAGTCTTTAAAACAGAACGTGTAACTCATTCTGCACGCTTATTATATTTTCTTTTAACAATTGGTGTATTTTTTGCAAATCTACAGCTTGCAGAAAAAGAACGACCTGAATTATTAACGAGATCCTTCGACCGCGTAATGCTTGTGAAAAATTTAGGACTATACACTCATCAAGTATATGATTTAACACTACAAGTAAAAGCTGGATCCCAAAAGGCACTTGCAGATAGTAGTAAATTACAAGAAACTGAAAACTACGTAAAGGCAAACCATAGCGAGCCGAATCCTAACATGTTTGGTGCAGCTAAAGGAAAAAACGTAATTGTCGTTACTCTTGAATCCTTGCAAACCTTTTTAATAGGTGCATCCGTCAATGGTCAAGAAGTTACACCGTTCTTGAATGAATTCATAAATGAAAGCTATTACTTTGATAACTTTTTCCACCAAACTGGTCAAGGAAAAACATCAGATTCTGAATTTCTAATAGATACATCGTTGTATCCATTAAATCGAGGAGCTGTATTCTTCACGCACGGTAACAACGATTATACTGCGACTCCAGAAATTTTACGTCAGCAAGGCTATTTCACTACTGTATTCCATGCGAATAACGCAACATTTTGGAATCGTAATATCATGTACTCTGCTCTTGGTTATGATCGTTACTATAATGAACTTGATTACAAAATTACACCCGAAACAAATTTAAATTGGGGATTAAAAGATATCGAATACTTTGATCAATCAGTAGATATATTAAAAACTGTTGATCAACCATTTTACGCTCGTTTCCTTACTTTAACAAACCATTATCCATTTACGTATGATGAAGATACAAAATTCATTGAACCATACAACTCTGGTAATGGCGTATTTGATCGTTACATCGTAACAGCACGTTACTTAGACGAATCAATCAAAAAATTTATTGAGCGTTTAAAAGCCGAGGGAATGTATGATGATTCTATTATTGTGTTATACGGTGATCATTACGGCATTTCTGAAAAACATAATCGCGCAATGGCACAGTTTTTAGAAAAAGATCAAATAACAGAATTTGATACTTTAAATTTACAACGCACACCTTTATATATTCATATCCCTGGCCAAACAGAAGGTCAAACTATCTCAAAGCCTACGGGACAAATCGATATGAAACCTACTATTCTAAATTTATTAGGGATTGATACTACTAACGATATCCGTTTTGGCCATGATATGTTTTCAGATGAATATACCGGTTTTGTTGTTTTACGTGATGGTAGCTTTATTACAAACAAGTATGCATACAAAAACAATACTTTCTATGACCGCATAACAGGTCAAATTGTAGATTTACCAAAAAAAGAAGCACAAGCACTCATTAACCGTGCACAAAATGAGTTACGAATGTCTGACAAAATTATTGAAGGCGATTTATTACGTTTCTCAGAAAGTAATAAAATTAAAACTGGAGAAGTAAAAACTAAAATTAAAGAAACTGAAAAGTAA
- a CDS encoding NAD(P)/FAD-dependent oxidoreductase — protein sequence MYDVTIIGAGVSSIFMAYSLAQSNKKILILDKGKALKDRHCPLDQGKVCNCTTCDKYFGFGGLGKSEGKFNYTNGFGGELEQKVGKKAFIQLMAEVDKILCQFGGSSVSKYSTENLNLTKRAEACGLQMLTTEVRHLGTTLSSNIFQQLYEFLLNKIDIRFHIDVQHVVKQQDHFKISTNQGTVHSKQLVFATGRSGTDWLKEMCSSLKIAQEQTRIDLGIRVEMKEHQLRSILKDTFETKLSYQHEHFTATTYCMNPKGRIIRKYEEGLVMPDGQNFREQGTGTSNLNFTLFIPRYFPTLKEANVYASSIIKSINQGRDRIVIQRLEDLIKKQPTAENNMKHNRIQPTLHGDYGDLNKEIPQLYIEGLKKFLLRLEQFIQEPIDKDTLLYGIDGKFYSPTIKINNHFETSMNGLFLIGDCSGVTHSLSQAAASGLYVGKYLSGI from the coding sequence ATGTATGATGTTACAATTATCGGAGCTGGAGTAAGTAGCATCTTTATGGCTTATTCATTAGCCCAAAGTAACAAAAAGATTTTAATTCTTGATAAAGGTAAAGCGCTAAAAGATCGCCATTGTCCTTTAGACCAAGGAAAAGTGTGTAATTGTACTACATGTGATAAATATTTCGGATTTGGTGGTTTAGGAAAATCTGAAGGGAAATTTAATTATACAAATGGATTTGGTGGCGAACTTGAGCAAAAAGTAGGTAAAAAAGCTTTTATACAACTCATGGCTGAAGTAGATAAAATTCTATGTCAGTTTGGCGGAAGTTCGGTTTCAAAATATTCTACAGAAAATCTAAATCTCACTAAGAGAGCTGAAGCGTGTGGTTTACAAATGCTCACAACAGAAGTAAGGCATCTTGGCACTACACTTTCAAGTAACATTTTTCAGCAGCTCTATGAATTTTTACTTAACAAAATAGATATCCGATTTCATATAGATGTACAACATGTCGTTAAGCAGCAAGACCATTTTAAAATATCTACAAATCAAGGAACTGTCCATTCTAAGCAATTAGTATTTGCAACTGGGCGTTCTGGAACGGATTGGTTAAAAGAAATGTGCTCTTCCCTTAAAATTGCACAGGAACAAACCCGTATAGATTTAGGTATTAGGGTAGAGATGAAAGAACATCAATTACGTTCTATATTAAAAGATACATTTGAGACGAAACTTTCTTATCAGCATGAACATTTCACGGCTACTACTTACTGTATGAATCCAAAAGGACGCATTATTCGAAAGTATGAAGAAGGTTTAGTTATGCCTGACGGTCAAAATTTTCGAGAGCAAGGAACTGGCACTTCTAACTTAAATTTCACTTTATTTATCCCGCGCTATTTTCCAACTCTCAAAGAAGCAAATGTATACGCAAGTTCAATTATTAAAAGCATTAACCAAGGACGAGATCGGATTGTTATACAGCGTTTAGAGGACTTAATAAAGAAACAACCTACAGCCGAGAACAACATGAAACATAATCGTATACAGCCTACACTACACGGAGATTATGGAGATTTGAATAAGGAAATCCCTCAATTATATATTGAAGGACTCAAAAAATTTTTATTACGTTTAGAACAATTTATCCAAGAACCTATCGATAAAGATACTTTATTATATGGAATTGATGGAAAGTTCTATTCTCCTACAATAAAAATCAATAACCATTTTGAAACAAGTATGAATGGGCTATTTTTAATTGGAGATTGTTCAGGCGTCACTCATTCATTATCTCAAGCAGCTGCAAGTGGTCTGTATGTTGGAAAATATTTATCAGGTATTTAA
- a CDS encoding cell wall hydrolase, with protein sequence MKLLKIKHIIPLSAAAITFVCNQGVAEASTIHTVKKNDTLWGISKQYGVSIQSIKQANNKGKDQTFIGEQLHIPGSMKSNEVTVHQNDKPKNISGQIIYQVQPGDSLEIIAKRYNVTVQSIKQINNTVGNKLYTGQHLKINSSISEKEKDLMARLVTAEAGGESYKGKVAVAKVILNRVNANGFPNTITGVIYEPIKRGYAFTPVTDGRINQPASAEAKMAVEEAISTNGIHSDWLYFYNPKTSTNKWITTRQTVAVIGNHVFAK encoded by the coding sequence ATGAAATTATTAAAAATAAAACATATAATTCCTTTATCTGCGGCAGCAATTACATTCGTATGTAATCAAGGTGTAGCTGAGGCTTCCACCATTCATACAGTAAAAAAGAATGATACACTTTGGGGTATCAGTAAACAATATGGAGTTTCAATACAATCTATTAAACAAGCAAATAATAAAGGAAAAGATCAAACTTTTATTGGTGAACAGTTACATATTCCAGGATCCATGAAATCAAATGAGGTCACTGTTCATCAAAACGACAAACCTAAGAACATCTCTGGACAAATTATTTATCAAGTACAGCCGGGAGATTCATTAGAAATTATAGCAAAGCGTTACAATGTTACCGTTCAATCTATAAAACAAATTAACAATACAGTCGGAAACAAGCTTTATACAGGACAACATTTAAAAATCAATTCAAGTATTTCAGAAAAAGAAAAAGACTTAATGGCACGCTTAGTTACTGCTGAGGCAGGTGGCGAATCATATAAAGGAAAAGTAGCGGTGGCGAAAGTTATCTTGAATCGTGTAAATGCAAATGGTTTTCCAAATACAATAACAGGTGTTATTTATGAACCTATTAAACGCGGATATGCATTTACTCCTGTTACCGATGGTAGAATTAATCAGCCTGCAAGCGCAGAAGCAAAAATGGCAGTAGAAGAGGCTATCTCTACAAATGGAATACATTCTGATTGGCTTTATTTTTATAATCCAAAAACTTCAACAAACAAATGGATTACGACACGTCAAACAGTAGCGGTAATCGGTAACCACGTCTTCGCTAAATAA
- a CDS encoding phosphatidylinositol-specific phospholipase C: MSNKKFILKLFICSTILSTFVFAFNDKQAVAASAGNGLENWSKWMQPIPDNVPLARISIPGTHDSGTFKLQNPIKQVWGMTQEYNFRYQMDHGARIFDIRGRLTDDNTIVLHHGPLYLYVTLHEFINEAKQFLKDNPSETIIMSLKKEYEDMKGAEDSFSSTFEKKYFPDPIFLKTEGNIRLGDARGKIVLLKRYSGSNESGGYNNFYWPDNETFTTTVNQNVNVTVQDKYKVSYDEKVKSIKDTINETINNSEDCNHLYINFTSLSSGGTAWNSPYYYASYINPEIANYMKQKNPMRVGWVIQDYINEKWSPILYEEVIRANKSLVKE, from the coding sequence ATGAGCAATAAGAAGTTTATTTTGAAATTATTCATATGTAGTACTATACTTAGCACATTTGTATTTGCTTTCAATGATAAGCAAGCAGTTGCTGCTAGCGCTGGTAATGGGCTTGAAAACTGGTCAAAATGGATGCAACCTATACCCGATAACGTACCGTTAGCACGAATTTCAATTCCAGGAACACATGATAGTGGAACGTTCAAGTTGCAAAATCCGATAAAGCAAGTATGGGGAATGACGCAAGAATATAATTTTCGTTACCAAATGGATCACGGAGCTAGAATTTTTGATATTAGAGGGCGTTTAACAGATGATAATACGATAGTTCTTCATCATGGGCCATTATATCTTTATGTAACATTGCATGAATTTATAAATGAAGCGAAACAATTTTTAAAAGATAATCCAAGTGAAACGATTATTATGTCTTTAAAAAAAGAGTATGAGGATATGAAAGGGGCAGAAGATTCATTTAGTAGTACGTTTGAAAAAAAATATTTTCCTGATCCTATCTTTTTAAAAACAGAAGGGAATATAAGACTTGGAGATGCTCGAGGAAAAATTGTGCTACTAAAAAGATACAGTGGTAGTAATGAATCTGGAGGATATAATAATTTTTATTGGCCAGATAATGAGACGTTTACGACAACTGTAAATCAAAATGTAAATGTAACAGTACAAGATAAATATAAAGTGAGTTATGATGAGAAAGTAAAATCTATTAAAGATACGATAAATGAAACGATTAACAACAGTGAAGATTGTAATCATCTATATATTAATTTTACAAGCTTGTCTTCTGGTGGTACAGCATGGAATAGTCCATATTATTATGCGTCCTACATAAATCCTGAAATTGCAAACTATATGAAGCAAAAGAATCCTATGAGAGTGGGCTGGGTAATTCAAGATTATATAAATGAAAAATGGTCCCCAATACTTTATGAAGAAGTTATAAGAGCGAATAAGTCACTTGTAAAAGAGTAA
- a CDS encoding glycoside hydrolase family 1 protein, translating to MKFPHDFLFGAASASYQVEGAWNEDGKGVTNWDEFSKIPGKTYDGTNGDIAVDHYHRYKEDVRLMAEMGLESYRFSISWARILPTGGGEVNEKGIEFYNNLIDECLKYGIVPFATLYHWDLPLPLEKDGGWTNKRTAEAFVKYAEICFKAFGDRVKHWITFNETVMFCGLGYLKGAHPPGIQNDVPKYFQATHYVFYAHAKTVAVYKQLKQYGEIGITHVFLPAYSVDDQKENILAANHANEYETYWYYDSVLKGEYPSYVVQQLKENGWTPNWTVEELEIIKQNAEKNDFIGLNYYQPIRVERYDMDIKSEEHSRENSTLAPGNPSFDGFYRTVKMDDKTYTKWGWEISPEGFLDGLHMLKARYGDIKMYVTENGLGDEDPIIDGEIVDVPRIKFIEEHLKVMKRAIQEGINLKGYYAWSVIDLLSWLNGYKKQYGFIFVDHNDNLKRKKKLSFHWYKHVIETRGEEL from the coding sequence ATGAAGTTTCCACATGATTTTTTATTCGGGGCTGCTTCAGCTTCTTATCAAGTAGAAGGTGCATGGAATGAGGATGGAAAAGGTGTTACGAATTGGGATGAGTTTTCAAAAATTCCTGGCAAAACATACGATGGAACAAATGGTGATATAGCGGTTGATCATTATCATCGATATAAGGAAGATGTTCGTTTAATGGCTGAGATGGGATTGGAATCGTATCGTTTTTCGATTTCTTGGGCGAGAATATTGCCGACTGGAGGTGGAGAGGTAAATGAAAAAGGAATTGAATTTTATAACAATTTAATTGATGAATGTTTAAAGTACGGGATTGTACCGTTTGCGACTTTATATCATTGGGATCTACCATTACCGTTAGAAAAAGATGGTGGGTGGACGAATAAACGAACAGCAGAGGCTTTTGTAAAGTATGCAGAAATTTGCTTTAAGGCATTTGGTGATAGAGTGAAACATTGGATTACTTTTAATGAAACAGTAATGTTTTGTGGATTAGGCTATTTAAAAGGTGCACATCCACCAGGAATACAAAATGATGTTCCAAAGTATTTTCAAGCGACTCATTATGTATTTTATGCGCATGCGAAAACAGTTGCGGTGTACAAGCAGCTGAAACAGTATGGGGAGATTGGGATTACACATGTTTTCTTACCTGCTTATAGTGTGGATGATCAAAAAGAAAATATACTAGCAGCAAATCATGCGAATGAATATGAAACGTACTGGTACTACGATTCAGTTTTAAAAGGTGAGTATCCGTCTTATGTTGTACAACAATTAAAGGAAAATGGGTGGACTCCTAATTGGACGGTTGAAGAATTAGAAATCATTAAACAAAATGCTGAAAAAAATGATTTTATTGGCTTGAATTATTATCAGCCAATACGAGTAGAAAGATATGATATGGATATAAAGAGCGAGGAGCATTCTCGAGAAAACTCAACACTTGCTCCAGGTAATCCTTCTTTCGATGGTTTTTATCGAACAGTAAAAATGGATGATAAAACATATACCAAATGGGGGTGGGAAATATCTCCCGAAGGTTTCTTAGATGGATTGCATATGTTGAAAGCGCGTTACGGTGACATAAAGATGTATGTAACGGAAAATGGACTTGGTGATGAAGATCCAATCATTGACGGAGAAATTGTAGATGTTCCGCGAATTAAATTTATTGAAGAGCATTTAAAAGTAATGAAGCGTGCAATTCAAGAGGGAATTAATTTAAAAGGTTATTATGCATGGTCAGTTATTGATTTATTAA